The following proteins are co-located in the Triticum aestivum cultivar Chinese Spring chromosome 1A, IWGSC CS RefSeq v2.1, whole genome shotgun sequence genome:
- the LOC123184432 gene encoding probable leucine-rich repeat receptor-like protein kinase At1g35710, protein MPSSSTPLLYLCLWLVVCLLLLQEAHAAHHGGISLRSQHMALLHWKATLASPPPQMSSWQENTSPCNWTGIMCTAVRHGRRMPWVVTNISLPDAGIHGQLGELNFSALPFLEYIDLSNNSLHGALPASISSLSALSVLGLRQNQHTGKIPHEIGDLQSLRVLELSFNRFTGQIPASLGNLTMLTNLIIDQTMVSGPIPEEIGRLVNLQILQLTNSTLSGLIPKTLGNLTQLNTLYLFYNQLSGPIPKELGRLIHLQSLELSLNDFSGPIPITITNLTKLNQLFLSENQITGSIPPKIGNLNMLNNLDLMKNQITGSIPRELSNLTMLNELYLYKNQITGSIPIELGILPNLQELDFSYNQISGFIPGSLGNITKLVVLSLDVNQITGSIPQEIGNLMNLELLGLYQNHISGSIPKTFGKLQSIQELQIYDNKLSGSLPREFGDLVNLVRLGLSRNSLSGPLPANICSGGRLEQIVVFSNMFNGPIPSSLKKCTSLVRIDLQSNQLTGDISQHFGVYPQLTRMALSSNRLSGQISQNLGACSQLMVLRLAQNMITGFIPPILSKLSKLEELRLDYNHLRGEIPPEICSLTNLYRLNLSSNQLSGSIPTQIEKLGNLGYLDISGNRLSGLIPEELATCIILLSLKINNNNFSGSLPGAIGNLIGLQITLDVSNNNLSGVLPQQLGKLQMLEFLNLSHNQFSGTIPSSFASMVSLSTLDVSYNDLEGPVPTVRQLQNASANWFLPNKGLCGNLSGLQLCDSTPVAAGHHKRKILGLLLPIVLVVGFGILSATVVIIMLSRSKTKPQEVVTAEGRDLFSVWNFDGRLAFDDIVRATEDFDDKYIIGTGGYGNVYKAQLQDRQLVAVKKLHQTEEELDDERRFRSEMEILLQIRQRSIVKMYGFCSHSAYKFLVYDYIQQGSLHRMLENEETARELDWQKRIVVVNDVAQAISYLHHECSPPIIHRDITSNNILLDATFKAFVSDFGTARILKPDSSNWSALAGTYGYIAPELSYTSVVTEKCDVYSFGVVVLELLMGKHPRDLLDGSLSNREQAMLVKDILDQRPTTPTTIEENSLALLIKLAFSCLESSPQARPTMRQAYQTLIQKTLL, encoded by the exons ATGCCATCTTCCTCGACACCATTGTTGTACCTCTGCCTGTGGCTGGTGGTGTGCCTTCTTCTCTTGCAAGAAGCACACGCGGCTCACCATGGAGGGATCTCACTGAGGTCGCAACACATGGCCCTCCTCCACTGGAAAGCTACACTTGCGAGCCCACCACCGCAGATGAGCTCTTGGCAGGAAAACACCAGCCCGTGCAACTGGACGGGCATCATGTGCACGGCTGTTCGCCATGGCCGCCGCATGCCCTGGGTGGTGACCAACATTTCCCTGCCGGATGCTGGCATCCATGGCCAGCTTGGTGAGCTCAACTTCTCGGCTCTTCCATTCCTTGAATATATTGACCTCAGTAACAACAGTCTCCATGGTGCACTACCTGCTAGTATTAGCTCCCTGTCAGCACTTTCGGTACTTGGCCTTCGGCAGAACCAGCACACAGGGAAAATCCCACATGAGATTGGAGACCTGCAAAGTCTCAGGGTGCTTGAACTCTCATTTAACAGATTCACAGGACAGATCCCTGCATCTCTAGGCAACCTAACAATGTTAACTAATCTCATCATTGACCAAACCATGGTATCAGGTCCCATTCCTGAGGAGATTGGAAGGCTTGTCAACCTACAAATCCTACAGCTAACCAACAGCACCTTAAGCGGTCTGATACCAAAAACCCTTGGAAATCTGACCCAACTAAATACTTTGTACCTGTTCTATAATCAACTTTCAGGGCCTATACCGAAAGAACTAGGCAGGTTAATCCATTTGCAAAGTCTTGAGCTTAGTTTAAATGATTTTTCAGGTCCAATTCCTATAACCATAACCAATCTGACTAAGTTGAACCAACTTTTCCTCTCTGAAAATCAAATCACAGGTTCCATCCCCCCGAAAATAGGAAATCTCAATATGTTAAACAATCTTGATCTAATGAAAAATCAAATAACAGGTTCAATACCCCGAGAACTTAGCAACCTCACTATGTTAAATGAACTTTATCTCTACAAAAATCAAATCACTGGTTCAATACCTATAGAACTGGGCATCTTGCCAAATCTACAAGAATTAGACTTTTCGTACAACCAAATATCTGGCTTTATTCCTGGCAGCTTAGGAAATATAACCAAGCTGGTAGTACTTTCCCTTGATGTAAATCAGATAACCGGTTCCATTCCCCAAGAGATTGGCAATCTGATGAACCTCGAACTATTAGGCTTGTATCAGAACCATATTTCAGGATCAATACCAAAAACCTTTGGGAAGTTGCAAAGCATCCAAGAACTACAAATCTATGATAACAAATTATCAGGTTCTCTTCCTCGAGAATTCGGAGATCTAGTAAACCTTGTTCGACTTGGGCTATCTAGAAACTCACTTTCAGGACCTTTACCCGCAAATATATGTTCAGGTGGTAGACTAGAACAAATAGTTGTCTTCTCTAATATGTTCAATGGCCCTATTCCAAGTAGTTTAAAGAAATGTACAAGTTTGGTTCGAATTGACCTTCAGTCGAACCAACTAACAGGAGATATATCTCAGCATTTTGGTGTCTATCCACAACTCACAAGGATGGCCTTGTCATCAAATAGACTCTCGGGGCAGATCTCCCAAAATCTAGGTGCATGTAGCCAACTGATGGTACTACGTCTAGCACAAAATATGATCACGGGTTTCATACCTCCTATCCTTTCTAAATTATCCAAGCTGGAAGAACTAAGACTTGATTATAATCATCTCAGAGGTGAGATTCCACCAGAAATTTGCAGTTTAACAAATCTCTATAGACTAAACTTATCATCGAACCAATTATCTGGATCCATACCTACACAGATAGAAAAGCTAGGAAATCTAGGATACCTTGATATATCTGGGAATAGACTGAGTGGATTAATACCTGAGGAACTAGCGACCTGCATCATACTATTGTCCTTGAAGATCAACAACAATAACTTCAGTGGGAGTTTGCCTGGTGCAATTGGAAATTTGATAGGCCTGCAGATCACGTTAGACGTGAGCAACAATAACCTAAGTGGTGTGTTGCCGCAACAACTTGGGAAGTTGCAGATGCTAGAATTTCTGAATCTATCACATAATCAGTTCAGTGGCACCATTCCATCCTCCTTTGCAAGCATGGTGAGCCTTTCAACGCTTGATGTGTCATACAATGACTTGGAAGGACCAGTCCCAACAGTCAGGCAACTCCAAAATGCTTCAGCAAATTGGTTTCTTCCCAATAAAGGTCTGTGTGGTAACCTCTCTGGCCTACAACTTTGCGATTCAACTCCAGTTGCAGCCGGTCACCACAAACGGAAGATACTTGGTTTGCTTTTGCCAATTGTTCTGGTGGTGGGTTTTGGCATTCTTTCTGCAACTGTTGTCATAATAATGCTTAGTCGTAGCAAGACAAAACCACAAGAAGTTGTTACTGCTGAAGGAAGGGACCTATTCTCTGTTTGGAATTTCGACGGAAGATTAGCATTTGATGATATCGTAAGGGCAACAGAAGACTTTGATGATAAGTACATCATTGGAACAGGAGGATACGGCAATGTCTACAAGGCACAACTCCAAGACAGGCAGCTAGTTGCTGTGAAGAAGCTTCATCAGACAGAAGAAGAGTTGGACGACGAAAGAAGGTTTCGCAGTGAAATGGAAATCTTGTTACAGATCCGCCAACGGAGCATTGTCAAAATGTATGGATTCTGCTCCCATTCAGCGTATAAATTTCTTGTCTACGACTACATTCAGCAGGGAAGCCTCCACCGGATGTTGGAAAATGAGGAGACAGCAAGGGAATTGGATTGGCAAAAGAGAATTGTTGTTGTAAATGATGTGGCTCAAGCAATATCTTATTTGCACCACGAATGCAGTCCACCTATAATCCATCGAGATATAACGAGCAACAACATCTTACTTGATGCAACCTTCAAGGCTTTCGTCTCGGATTTCGGCACAGCAAGAATTCTTAAGCCTGATTCATCAAACTGGAGTGCACTAGCAGGGACGTATGGGTACATAGCTCCTG AACTCTCGTACACATCTGTTGTCACGGAGAAATGTGATGTCTATAGCTTTGGTGTGGTTGTGCTAGAGCTACTTATGGGGAAGCATCCAAGGGATCTATTAGACGGTAGTTTGTCAAACAGGGAACAAGCTATGCTGGTGAAAGATATTCTGGACCAGCGAccgacaacaccaacaacaatagAAGAGAATAGCTTAGCTCTGCTCATCAAGCTGGCCTTCTCTTGCTTGGAATCTTCTCCACAAGCAAGGCCAACCATGAGGCAGGCATACCAGACACTCATCCAGAAGACCCTCTTGTAG
- the LOC123071392 gene encoding MDIS1-interacting receptor like kinase 2, with translation MGPLFYLCMVLMLPCLLPLQEAHAVRHGGISLRSQHMALLHWKATLASPPLQMSSWQENTSPCNWTGIMCTAIPHGRRMPWVVTNISLPDAGIHGQLGELNFSALPFLTYIDLHNNSLHGALPASISSLSALSKLTLQQNQFSGKIPHEIGDLQSLMLLALSFNRLTGHIPASLGNLTMLTELVIHQNMISGPIPEDIGRLVNLQLLQLSNNTISGMIPKIVGNMTQLNVLDLYGNQLSGPIPQELGTLVHLRSLDLSSNDFSGPIPISISNLTKMNRLFLHENQIIGLIPPELGNLAMLSQLALCTNQITGSIPPELGNLTMLNLLVLYRNQITGPIPLELGHLLNLQDLELDENQISGSIPGSLGNITKLVRLALATNQISGSIPKTFGKLQSIQSIKLFDNKLSGALPKELGDLTNLVELAVSNNSLSGPLPTNICSGGRLQHLTVHYNMFSGPIPRSLKTCTSLVKIILQKTQLTGDISHDFGIEKLGNLGYLDISMNKLSGSIPEELGTMKLQSLKINNNNFSGSLPDAIGNLAGLQTMLDVSNNNLSGVLPQQLGKLEMLEFLNLSHNQFGGSIPSSFSSMLSLSTLDVSYNDLEGPVPTTRLLQNASTSWFLHNKAGHHKRKILGLLLPILLVVGLSIVAAVVVIIMLNRNKRKPQENVTSQGRDLFSVWNFDGRLAFDDIVRATEDFDDKYIIGTGGYGKVYKARLQDGQLVAVKKLYQTEEELDDQRRFHSEMEILSQIRQRSIVKMYGFCSHPAYKFLVYDYIQQGSLHRTLENEELATELDWHKRIALANDVAQAISYLHHECSPPIIHRDITSNNILLDTTFKAFVSDFGTARILKPDSSNWSALAGTYGYIAPELSYTSVVTEKCDVYSFGVVVLELVMGKHPRDLLDVTFSNGEQVILVKDILDQRLTTPTTEENRLSLLVKLAFSCLESSPQARPSMREAYQMLMERPSSSSCSVPFSALTLQQVRMS, from the exons ATGGGACCTTTGTTCTACCTCTGCATGGTGCTCATGCTGCCATGCCTCCTTCCACTGCAAGAAGCACATGCCGTGCGCCATGGAGGGATCTCTCTGAGGTCTCAACACATGGCCCTCCTCCACTGGAAAGCAACACTTGCAAGCCCACCGCTGCAGATGAGTTCTTGGCAGGAAAACACCAGCCCCTGCAACTGGACGGGCATCATGTGCACGGCTATTCCACATGGCCGCCGCATGCCCTGGGTGGTGACCAACATCTCCCTGCCAGATGCTGGCATCCATGGCCAGCTTGGTGAGCTCAACTTCTCAGCTCTTCCATTCCTCACATATATTGACCTTCATAACAATAGTCTCCATGGTGCACTACCCGCTAGTATCAGCTCCCTGTCTGCACTTTCGAAACTTACCCTTCAGCAGAACCAGTTCTCAGGGAAAATTCCTCATGAGATTGGTGACCTGCAAAGTCTCATGTTGCTTGCTCTCTCATTCAACAGACTCACGGGACATATCCCTGCGTCTCTGGGTAACCTAACAATGTTAACTGAACTTGTCATTCACCAAAACATGATATCAGGTCCCATTCCCGAGGACATTGGAAGGCTTGTCAACCTACAACTTCTGCAGCTAAGCAACAACACCATAAGCGGCATGATACCAAAAATCGTTGGAAATATGACCCAACTGAATGTTTTGGACCTGTATGGTAATCAACTTTCAGGGCCTATACCCCAAGAACTAGGCACGCTAGTCCATCTACGAAGTCTTGATCTTAGTTCAAATGATTTTTCAGGTCCAATTCCAATCTCCATAAGCAATCTCACTAAGATGAACCGACTTTTTCTCCATGAAAATCAAATCATAGGTCTAATACCACCAGAACTAGGCAACCTCGCCATGCTAAGCCAACTTGCTCTCTGCACAAATCAAATAACAGGTTCAATACCCCCAGAACTAGGGAATCTCACTATGCTCAATCTACTTGTTCTATATAGAAATCAAATTACAGGCCCAATACCTTTAGAATTGGGCCACTTGCTGAATCTCCAGGATTTAGAATTGGATGAGAACCAAATATCTGGCTCTATTCCTGGCAGCTTAGGAAATATAACCAAGCTAGTACGACTTGCCCTCGCTACAAATCAGATAAGCG GTTCAATACCAAAAACTTTTGGGAAGTTGCAAAGTATCCAATCAATAAAACTCTTTGATAACAAATTATCAGGTGCTCTTCCTAAAGAATTAGGAGATCTCACCAACCTTGTTGAACTTGCAGTGTCTAACAACTCACTTTCAGGACCTTTACCCACAAATATATGTTCAGGTGGGAGACTTCAACATCTCACTGTTCATTATAATATGTTTAGTGGACCCATTCCAAGGAGTTTAAAGACATGTACGAGTTTGGTTAAAATTATCCTTCAGAAAACCCAACTAACAGGAGATATATCTCACGATTTCGGT ATAGAAAAGCTTGGCAATCTAGGATACCTTGATATATCTATGAATAAACTGAGTGGATCAATACCTGAGGAACTAGGGACCATGAAACTACAGTCCTTGAAGATCAACAACAACAACTTCAGTGGGAGTTTGCCAGATGCGATTGGAAATTTAGCAGGCCTACAGACCATGTTAGATGTCAGCAACAATAATCTCAGTGGTGTGTTGCCGCAACAACTTGGGAAGTTGGAGATGCTAGAATTTCTGAATTTATCACATAATCAGTTTGGTGGCAGCATTCCATCCTCCTTCTCAAGCATGTTGAGCCTTTCAACACTCGATGTGTCGTACAATGACTTGGAAGGACCAGTACCAACAACACGGCTACTCCAAAATGCTTCAACAAGTTGGTTTCTTCACAATAAAG CTGGTCACCATAAACGAAAGATACTTGGTTTGCTTTTGCCAATTCTTCTTGTTGTGGGTTTGAGCATTGTTGCTGCAGTTGTTGTCATAATAATGCTTAATCGTAACAAGAGAAAACCTCAAGAAAATGTTACTTCTCAAGGAAGGGACCTATTCTCTGTTTGGAATTTTGATGGAAGATTAGCATTTGACGACATTGTAAGGGCAACAGAGGACTTCGATGATAAGTACATCATTGGAACAGGAGGATACGGCAAAGTCTATAAGGCACGACTCCAAGACGGGCAGCTAGTTGCTGTAAAGAAGCTTTATCAGACTGAAGAAGAGTTGGATGACCAGAGAAGGTTTCACAGTGAAATGGAAATCTTATCACAGATCCGACAACGAAGTATTGTCAAAATGTATGGATTCTGCTCCCATCCAGCATATAAATTTCTTGTCTATGACTACAttcagcagggaagcctgcacagGACATTGGAAAATGAGGAACTAGCAACGGAACTAGATTGGCACAAGAGAATTGCTCTTGCAAATGATGTGGCTCAAGCAATATCTTATTTGCACCACGAATGCAGTCCACCTATAATCCATCGAGATATCACGAGCAACAACATCTTACTTGATACAACCTTCAAGGCTTTTGTCTCGGATTTCGGCACAGCAAGGATTCTTAAGCCCGATTCATCAAACTGGAGTGCACTTGCAGGAACGTATGGCTACATAGCTCCTg AATTGTCGTACACATCTGTTGTGACAGAGAAATGCGATGTCTATAGCTTTGGAGTGGTTGTGCTAGAGCTAGTGATGGGGAAGCATCCAAGAGATCTATTAGATGTTACTTTCTCAAACGGAGAACAAGTCATACTGGTGAAAGATATCCTGGATCAACGACTGACAACACCAACAACAGAAGAGAATAGGTTATCTCTGCTCGTCAAGCTGGCCTTTTCTTGCTTGGAATCTTCTCCACAAGCAAGGCCAAGCATGCGGGAGGCATACCAAATGCTCATGGAGCGACCCTCCTCCAGTTCATGTTCTGTGCCTTTCAGCGCACTTACGTTACAACAAGTAAGGATGAGTTGA